The Populus trichocarpa isolate Nisqually-1 chromosome 2, P.trichocarpa_v4.1, whole genome shotgun sequence genome has a window encoding:
- the LOC7466458 gene encoding nitrate regulatory gene2 protein isoform X2 → MGCGGSKVDDLPLVVLCRERKEVIKAASDHRYALAAAHVAYFHSLRDVGDAIRRFVDEGLVIASSSTAPASPVLTLPSREGKSRHISKNSSTSTSLSHSIDTKSKDEEIEDSHLRLSSGSDLDSDSGSGSGHIHIHDTPEEEEEEGAVREIPSTSYNNNFNDYPQPQGNWGFPNYSGDNPYPNPYPYPYSYENSYANTYYMKRSATPAKTVVYEDPSVNGYSDGGSGYYGGGYFGYPMMSSPARKPSPEKPPPVPPSPPRVSTWDYFNVFDAYDNGGSGGYPAYHPYARYGYGSSTSSPDSKEVREREGIPDLEDETEHEVIKEVHKEKKKASEEMDLNGKMKFNEEMMRNYGEGTSKSVHIESSSESLESVKGKGIKNSMSPNTVQSPDSIVSKSPEEGSVRKKEVSFEVEDASNVTVEIESSKPSSVPTTKLSAHGTRDLQEVVKEIRDEFETASGYGNEVALMLEVSKLPYQCQQRSSLFKVILSRILYLVSSHPPARPSVRISSRTMKMAKSYPLESGNDFDMRRRNLSSTLQEIYAWEKKLYKEVRDEERLRVIYEKECKRLKMLDDRGAESSKIDATQASIRKLLTKINVCIRAVDAISSKIHRLRDEELQPQITELIHGLIRMWKSMLRCHQKQFQAIMDSKVRSLKAQRDSGLKATVELEVELINWCTCFNNWINTQKSYVESLNGWLLRCLHQEPEVTADGIVPFSPSRIGAPPIFVICNDWYQGIVRISEQEGVENAMLGFTSSLHQLWERQDEEQRQRIKAEYLTGDFEKQLKTLRMEKGRIEQERGISPLDKTMSKVSSESGISPLDDLKVDLDSMRKKLEEERARHKETAKSVHDAASSSLQAGLVPIFQALGKFTSEVLKAHEEVRL, encoded by the exons ATGGGCTGTGGAGGTTCTAAAGTGGACGATTTACCACTAGTAGTTCTCTGTAGAGAGCGCAAGGAAGTCATCAAAGCTGCCTCCGACCACCGCTACGCTCTCGCTGCTGCACACGTGGCTTATTTTCATTCGCTGAGAGACGTTGGCGACGCGATTCGCCGGTTTGTCGATGAAGGGCTCGTGATCGCCTCTTCCTCAACCGCTCCTGCCTCTCCTGTACTAACATTACCATCTCGCGAAGGGAAATCCAGGCACATATCGAAGAACTCCTCTACTTCAACCTCACTTTCGCACTCTATAGACACCAAAAGCAAAGACGAGGAGATTGAAGATTCGCATTTGCGCTTGTCTTCCGGGTCGGATTTGGATTCGGACTCAGGTTCAGGTTCAGGTCACATCCACATTCATGATACccctgaagaagaagaagaagaaggagctgTAAGAGAGATACCTTCTACTtcttacaataataattttaatgattatCCCCAACCTCAAGGAAATTGGGGTTTTCCTAATTACTCAGGAGATAATCCGTATCCTAACCCGTATCCGTATCCATACTCGTATGAGAATTCGTATGCTAATACGTATTATATGAAGAGATCTGCTACTCCGGCTAAAACGGTGGTGTATGAGGATCCGTCAGTAAATGGGTATTCTGATGGCGGGTCGGGTTATTACGGAGGTGGGTATTTTGGGTACCCGATGATGAGTTCACCAGCAAGGAAGCCAAGTCCTGAGAAGCCACCGCCGGTGCCCCCATCACCACCAAGAGTGTCAACATGGGATTATTTCAATGTGTTCGATGCATACGACAATGGTGGTAGTGGTGGGTATCCAGCTTATCATCCGTACGCGAGATACGGATATGGGTCGAGTACAAGTAGTCCAGATTCGAAAGAGGTGAGGGAGAGAGAAGGGATTCCTGATTTGGAAGATGAAACGGAGCATGAAGTAATAAAAGAGGTTcataaagagaagaagaaagcgaGTGAAGAAATGGATTTGAATGGAAAAATGAAGTTTAATGAGGAAATGATGAGGAATTACGGAGAAGGTACTTCAAAATCAGTGCATATAGAAAGCAGTAGTGAGAGTTTAGAGTCTGTTAAAGGTAAAGGAATCAAGAACAGTATGAGTCCGAACACGGTTCAGAGTCCTGATAGTATTGTTTCGAAGAGCCCTGAAGAGGGGTCTGTTAGGAAAAAGGAGGTTAgttttgaggttgaagatgcaTCTAATGTAACAGTGGAAATTGAGTCTTCAAAGCCTAGTAGTGTTCCTACTACTAAATTGTCGGCTCATGGTACAAGGGATCTTCAAGAGGTGGTGAAGGAAATAAGGGACGAGTTTGAGACCGCTTCTGGTTATGGGAATGAGGTTGCATTAATGCTTGAGGTGAGCAAGTTGCCTTACCAATGCCAGCAAAGAAGCTCCCTATTTAAAG TGATTCTTTCCAGGATCCTGTATTTGGTGTCTTCCCACCCTCCTGCAAGGCCATCGGTACGCATTTCTTCTAGGACAATGAAAATGGCAAAGTCTTACCCCTTGGAATCTGGAAATGACTTTGACATGAGGCGGAGAAACCTATCATCTACTCTACAGGAAATTTACGCTTGGGAGAAGAAACTATACAAGGAAGTGAGG GATGAAGAACGGCTACGGGTCATCTATGAAAAGGAGTGCAAAAGGTTAAAAATGTTGGATGACCGTGGAGCAGAGTCTAGTAAAATTGATGCTACTCAGGCTTCGATAAGGAAATTGCTGACAAAAATCAATGTGTGTATCCGAGCTGTTGATGCCATATCCAGTAAGATACACAGGTTGAGGGATGAAGAATTGCAGCCTCAGATCACTGAATTGATTCATGG GTTGATCAGAATGTGGAAGTCCATGCTCAGATGTCACCAGAAGCAGTTCCAAGCTATTATGGATAGCAAAGTTCGCTCTCTAAAAGCACAGAGAGATTCTGGTTTGAAAGCCACAGTTGAACTTGAAGTAGAGCTTATTAATTGGTGCACCTGTTTTAACAATTGGATTAACACCCAAAAATCCTATGTGGAGTCGTTAAATGGGTGGCTGTTAAGGTGCCTTCACCAGGAACCTGAAGTAACCGCTGATGGGATTGTGCCCTTCTCCCCAAGCAGAATTGGTGCTCCACCTATTTTTGTAATTTGCAATGATTGGTACCAAGGAATTGTTAGGATTTCTGAGCAGGAGGGGGTTGAAAATGCCATGCTTGGTTTTACTTCAAGCTTGCATCAGTTGTGGGAACGGCAAGATGAGGAGCAGCGACAGAGGATCAAAGCAGAGTACCTTACAGGGGATTTTGAGAAACAGCTTAAAACCTTGCGAATGGAGAAGGGAAGGATTGAGCAGGAGCGTGGAATCTCACCTCTAGATAAAACCATGTCAAAGGTTTCTTCAGAGAGTGGAATCTCACCACTAGATGATCTGAAGGTGGATTTGGATTCAATGaggaagaaattggaagaagaGAGGGCAAGGCACAAGGAAACAGCCAAATCAGTCCATGATGCAGCTTCCAGTAGTTTACAAGCAGGTTTGGTCCCAATTTTTCAGGCTCTGGGCAAATTCACTTCCGAAGTTCTGAAAGCTCATGAAGAAGTTAGGCTTTGA
- the LOC7463149 gene encoding probable L-ascorbate peroxidase 6, chloroplastic/mitochondrial — protein sequence MRVCAPQALKKPANPPHQHIKTVAQSQMAQYPSSLTLSPPKSQPMASLRGSAATVRLLHSASRVRLSLSSASSSLSISSSSSYSPSSLKCLQFSPLAPHIFKDQNRSSMSTVAAASDPAQLKSAREDIKELLKSKSCHPILVRLGWHDSGTYNKNIEEWPRRGGANGSLRFDIELKHAANAGLVNALKLIKPIKDKYSGVTYADLFQLASATAIEEAGGPKIPMKYGRVDVSAPEECPEEGRLPAAGPPKPADHLREVFYRMGLNDKEIVALSGAHTLGRSRPERSGWGKPETKYTKNGPGAPGGQSWTAEWLKFDNSYFKDIKQRKDDDLLVLPTDAALFEDPSFKVYAEKYAEDQEAFFKDYAEAHAKLSNLGAKFDPQEGIVLDGVAGEKFMAAKYSSGKD from the exons ATGCGCGTGTGCGCACCACAGGCACTTAAAAAGCCAGCCAACCCGCCTCACCAGCACATAAAAACAGTGGCACAATCCCAGATGGCACAGTATCCCTCCTCTTTAACACTGTCACCACCAAAATCGCAACCAATGGCTTCTCTCAGGGGTTCCGCCGCCACTGTCCGCCTCCTTCACTCCGCCTCTCGCgtccgtctctctctctcttcagcGTCCTCCTCATTGTCTatttcctcctcttcctcttacTCTCCTTCCTCTCTCAAATGCCTCCAATTCTCTCCTCTCGCACCTCACATTTTTAAAGATCAG AACCGATCGTCAATGAGCACTGTTGCTGCGGCGTCTGATCCTGCTCAGTTGAAGAGCGCGAGAGAGGATATTAAAGAACTCCTTAAATCTAAATCTTGCCATCCTATTCTG gtTCGGCTGGGGTGGCATGACTCTGGCACATACAACAAGAACATAGAGGAGTGGCCAAGAAGGGGTGGAGCCAATGGAAGTCTTAGATTTGATATTGAACTTAAGCATGCAGCCAACGCAG GGCTCGTTAATGCATTGAAACTGATTAAGCCTATCAAAGACAAGTATTCTGGTGTGACATATGCGGATTTGTTCCAATTGGCCAGCGCAACTGCAATAGAG GAAGCTGGTGGCCCGAAAATTCCTATGAAGTATGGCAGGGTGGATGTCTCAGCTCCTGAGGAATGCCCAGAAGAGGGGAGGCTTCCTG CTGCTGGCCCCCCTAAACCTGCGGATCATTTACGAGAAGTTTTCTACAGAATGGGATTAAATGACAAG GAAATAGTTGCATTGTCTGGTGCACACACACTAGGAAGGTCTAGACCAGAACGCAGTGGTTGGGGCAAACCAGAGACGAAGTATACG AAAAATGGGCCTGGAGCACCAGGAGGGCAGTCCTGGACAGCAGAATGGCTGAAGTTTGACAATTCCTACTTCAAG GATATTAAACAAAGAAAGGATGATGATCTGCTTGTATTGCCAACTGATGCTGCTCTTTTTGAAGATCCTTCATTCAAG GTGTATGCAGAGAAATACGCTGAAGATCAGGAGGCATTCTTCAAGGATTATGCGGAAGCCCATGCCAAGCTAAGCAATCTTGGGGCAAAATTTGATCCTCAAGAG GGAATTGTGCTAGATGGTGTTGCTGGAGAGAAGTTCATGGCAGCCAAGTACTCTTCCGGGAAG GATTAA
- the LOC7466458 gene encoding nitrate regulatory gene2 protein isoform X1 codes for MGCGGSKVDDLPLVVLCRERKEVIKAASDHRYALAAAHVAYFHSLRDVGDAIRRFVDEGLVIASSSTAPASPVLTLPSREGKSRHISKNSSTSTSLSHSIDTKSKDEEIEDSHLRLSSGSDLDSDSGSGSGHIHIHDTPEEEEEEGAVREIPSTSYNNNFNDYPQPQGNWGFPNYSGDNPYPNPYPYPYSYENSYANTYYMKRSATPAKTVVYEDPSVNGYSDGGSGYYGGGYFGYPMMSSPARKPSPEKPPPVPPSPPRVSTWDYFNVFDAYDNGGSGGYPAYHPYARYGYGSSTSSPDSKEVREREGIPDLEDETEHEVIKEVHKEKKKASEEMDLNGKMKFNEEMMRNYGEGTSKSVHIESSSESLESVKGKGIKNSMSPNTVQSPDSIVSKSPEEGSVRKKEVSFEVEDASNVTVEIESSKPSSVPTTKLSAHGTRDLQEVVKEIRDEFETASGYGNEVALMLEVSKLPYQCQQRSSLFKVILSRILYLVSSHPPARPSVRISSRTMKMAKSYPLESGNDFDMRRRNLSSTLQEIYAWEKKLYKEVRVWGNDVDEERLRVIYEKECKRLKMLDDRGAESSKIDATQASIRKLLTKINVCIRAVDAISSKIHRLRDEELQPQITELIHGLIRMWKSMLRCHQKQFQAIMDSKVRSLKAQRDSGLKATVELEVELINWCTCFNNWINTQKSYVESLNGWLLRCLHQEPEVTADGIVPFSPSRIGAPPIFVICNDWYQGIVRISEQEGVENAMLGFTSSLHQLWERQDEEQRQRIKAEYLTGDFEKQLKTLRMEKGRIEQERGISPLDKTMSKVSSESGISPLDDLKVDLDSMRKKLEEERARHKETAKSVHDAASSSLQAGLVPIFQALGKFTSEVLKAHEEVRL; via the exons ATGGGCTGTGGAGGTTCTAAAGTGGACGATTTACCACTAGTAGTTCTCTGTAGAGAGCGCAAGGAAGTCATCAAAGCTGCCTCCGACCACCGCTACGCTCTCGCTGCTGCACACGTGGCTTATTTTCATTCGCTGAGAGACGTTGGCGACGCGATTCGCCGGTTTGTCGATGAAGGGCTCGTGATCGCCTCTTCCTCAACCGCTCCTGCCTCTCCTGTACTAACATTACCATCTCGCGAAGGGAAATCCAGGCACATATCGAAGAACTCCTCTACTTCAACCTCACTTTCGCACTCTATAGACACCAAAAGCAAAGACGAGGAGATTGAAGATTCGCATTTGCGCTTGTCTTCCGGGTCGGATTTGGATTCGGACTCAGGTTCAGGTTCAGGTCACATCCACATTCATGATACccctgaagaagaagaagaagaaggagctgTAAGAGAGATACCTTCTACTtcttacaataataattttaatgattatCCCCAACCTCAAGGAAATTGGGGTTTTCCTAATTACTCAGGAGATAATCCGTATCCTAACCCGTATCCGTATCCATACTCGTATGAGAATTCGTATGCTAATACGTATTATATGAAGAGATCTGCTACTCCGGCTAAAACGGTGGTGTATGAGGATCCGTCAGTAAATGGGTATTCTGATGGCGGGTCGGGTTATTACGGAGGTGGGTATTTTGGGTACCCGATGATGAGTTCACCAGCAAGGAAGCCAAGTCCTGAGAAGCCACCGCCGGTGCCCCCATCACCACCAAGAGTGTCAACATGGGATTATTTCAATGTGTTCGATGCATACGACAATGGTGGTAGTGGTGGGTATCCAGCTTATCATCCGTACGCGAGATACGGATATGGGTCGAGTACAAGTAGTCCAGATTCGAAAGAGGTGAGGGAGAGAGAAGGGATTCCTGATTTGGAAGATGAAACGGAGCATGAAGTAATAAAAGAGGTTcataaagagaagaagaaagcgaGTGAAGAAATGGATTTGAATGGAAAAATGAAGTTTAATGAGGAAATGATGAGGAATTACGGAGAAGGTACTTCAAAATCAGTGCATATAGAAAGCAGTAGTGAGAGTTTAGAGTCTGTTAAAGGTAAAGGAATCAAGAACAGTATGAGTCCGAACACGGTTCAGAGTCCTGATAGTATTGTTTCGAAGAGCCCTGAAGAGGGGTCTGTTAGGAAAAAGGAGGTTAgttttgaggttgaagatgcaTCTAATGTAACAGTGGAAATTGAGTCTTCAAAGCCTAGTAGTGTTCCTACTACTAAATTGTCGGCTCATGGTACAAGGGATCTTCAAGAGGTGGTGAAGGAAATAAGGGACGAGTTTGAGACCGCTTCTGGTTATGGGAATGAGGTTGCATTAATGCTTGAGGTGAGCAAGTTGCCTTACCAATGCCAGCAAAGAAGCTCCCTATTTAAAG TGATTCTTTCCAGGATCCTGTATTTGGTGTCTTCCCACCCTCCTGCAAGGCCATCGGTACGCATTTCTTCTAGGACAATGAAAATGGCAAAGTCTTACCCCTTGGAATCTGGAAATGACTTTGACATGAGGCGGAGAAACCTATCATCTACTCTACAGGAAATTTACGCTTGGGAGAAGAAACTATACAAGGAAGTGAGGGTATGGGGCAATGATGTT GATGAAGAACGGCTACGGGTCATCTATGAAAAGGAGTGCAAAAGGTTAAAAATGTTGGATGACCGTGGAGCAGAGTCTAGTAAAATTGATGCTACTCAGGCTTCGATAAGGAAATTGCTGACAAAAATCAATGTGTGTATCCGAGCTGTTGATGCCATATCCAGTAAGATACACAGGTTGAGGGATGAAGAATTGCAGCCTCAGATCACTGAATTGATTCATGG GTTGATCAGAATGTGGAAGTCCATGCTCAGATGTCACCAGAAGCAGTTCCAAGCTATTATGGATAGCAAAGTTCGCTCTCTAAAAGCACAGAGAGATTCTGGTTTGAAAGCCACAGTTGAACTTGAAGTAGAGCTTATTAATTGGTGCACCTGTTTTAACAATTGGATTAACACCCAAAAATCCTATGTGGAGTCGTTAAATGGGTGGCTGTTAAGGTGCCTTCACCAGGAACCTGAAGTAACCGCTGATGGGATTGTGCCCTTCTCCCCAAGCAGAATTGGTGCTCCACCTATTTTTGTAATTTGCAATGATTGGTACCAAGGAATTGTTAGGATTTCTGAGCAGGAGGGGGTTGAAAATGCCATGCTTGGTTTTACTTCAAGCTTGCATCAGTTGTGGGAACGGCAAGATGAGGAGCAGCGACAGAGGATCAAAGCAGAGTACCTTACAGGGGATTTTGAGAAACAGCTTAAAACCTTGCGAATGGAGAAGGGAAGGATTGAGCAGGAGCGTGGAATCTCACCTCTAGATAAAACCATGTCAAAGGTTTCTTCAGAGAGTGGAATCTCACCACTAGATGATCTGAAGGTGGATTTGGATTCAATGaggaagaaattggaagaagaGAGGGCAAGGCACAAGGAAACAGCCAAATCAGTCCATGATGCAGCTTCCAGTAGTTTACAAGCAGGTTTGGTCCCAATTTTTCAGGCTCTGGGCAAATTCACTTCCGAAGTTCTGAAAGCTCATGAAGAAGTTAGGCTTTGA
- the LOC7466459 gene encoding protein disulfide-isomerase: protein MASTVSFWSCIFLLSLIVALSAGEDESKEYVLTLDHSNFNETVSKHDFIVVEFYAPWCGHCKKLAPEYEKAASILSSNDPQVVLAKVDANEDANKEIASQYDVKGFPTIVILRKGGKSVQEYKGPREADGIVEYLKKQSGPASAELKSDDDATGFIGDKKVVIVGVFPKFSGEEFENFLAVAEKLRSDYEFGHTLDAKYLPRGESSVSGPLVRLFKPFDELFVDSKDFNVDALEKFVEESSIPIVTLFNKDPSNHPFVVKYFDSPLAKAMLFMNFSSENGDSIRTKYQEVAGLHKGDGLVFLLGDVEASQGALQYFGLKEDQVPLIVIQTTDGQKYLKANLVSDQIAPWLKEYKEGKVPPFKKSEPIPEVNDEPVKVVVADSLDELVTKSGKNVFLEFYAPWCGHCQKLAPILEEVAISFQSDADVVIAKLDATANDIPSDTYDVKGFPTIFFRSATGKLVQYEGDRTKQDIIDFIEKNRDKIGQQEPAKEEEPAKEQEPAKDEL from the exons ATGGCTTCTACGGTTTCGTTCTGGTCTTGTATATTCCTCCTCTCTCTAATTGTAGCGCTCTCTGCTGGAGAGGATGAATCAAAGGAGTACGTGTTGACTCTAGATCACTCCAATTTCAATGAGACCGTTAGCAAGCACGATTTCATCGTCGTCGAATTCTACGCTCCCTG GTGTGGACACTGTAAGAAGCTAGCTCCAGAG TATGAGAAAGCTGCTTCTATACTGAGCAGCAATGATCCTCAAGTTGTTCTTGCCAAAGTTGATGCGAATGAGGATGCTAATAAAGAGATCGCTAGTCAATATGACGTCAAGGGATTCCCCACTATTGTAATTTTGAGAAAGGGAGGGAAGTCTGTTCAAGAATACAAAGGCCCTCGTGAGGCAGATGGAATTGTTGAGTATCTGAAGAAACAAAGTGGTCCTGCTTCTGCTGAATTAAAATCAGATGATGATGCTACTGGTTTCATTGGTGACAAGAAAGTAGTAATT GTTGGGGTGTTCCCAAAGTTCTCTGGGGAGGAGTTTGAGAACTTTTTGGCTGTAGCAGAGAAATTGCGTTCTGACTATGAATTCGGCCATACTTTGGATGCTAAGTACCTTCCACGCGGGGAATCATCAGTTTCTGGACCCCTAGTTAGATTGTTCAAGCCATTTGATGAACTGTTTGTTGATTCTAAG GACTTCAATGTGGATGCTCTTGAGAAGTTTGTTGAAGAGTCCAGCATTCCCATTGTGACTCTCTTCAATAAAGACCCAAGCAATCACCCTTTTGTTGTCAAATATTTTGACAGCCCCCTTGCTAAg GCTATGTTGTTTATGAACTTCAGCAGTGAAAATGGCGATTCCATTAGAACTAAGTATCAAGAAGTTGCTGGGCTACACAAAGGAGATGGATTAGTCTTTTTGCTGGGAGATGTTGAGGCTAGTCAAGGTGCCCTGCAG TATTTTGGACTCAAAGAGGACCAAGTGCCTCTTATCGTCATACAGACTACCGATGGACAGAAATACTTGAAGGCAAACTTGGTGTCTGATCAAATTGCTCCTTGGTTGAAGGAATACAAG GAAGGCAAGGTACCACCATTTAAGAAATCTGAACCTatccctgaagttaatgatgaGCCAGTGAAAGTTGTTGTTGCTGACAGCCTTGATGAATTGGTTACCAAATCTGGAAAAAATG TCTTTTTGGAGTTTTATGCCCCTTGGTGTGGTCACTGCCAAAAATTGGCGCCAATCTTGGAGGAAGTTGCTATCTCATTTCAAAGCGATGCTGATGTTGTTATTGCCAAGCTT GACGCAACTGCAAATGATATCCCAAGTGATACTTACGACGTCAAAGGATTCCCCACAATTTTCTTTAGGTCAGCTACTGGAAAGTTGGTGCAGTATGAAGGAGATAGGACCAAGCAAGACATCATTGATTTCATTGAGAAGAACAGGGATAAAATTGGCCAACAAGAACCTGCAAAAGAAGAAGAGCCAGCTAAAGAACAAGAGCCAGCTAAAGATGAACTTTGA